GAGAACTAAGAACTAAATAAAAGGCTAATAACTACTAACAACGAGCTACTAACTAACAAATCGACTTTAGCCGATTTTGTTTTCCCTCTTTGTTTAAAAATAAAGCTTAATGGAGATACTTAATTAAAGAAATAAACAAGGAGGGATGATTTAGTGAACGTAGAGTTAAATTGCAGTTTAAGGAATGAATTTGGTAGCAATGCATGTAACAGAATAAGAAATAGGGACAAAATCCCAGGGGTAATATATGGAAGGCATTTGACTAATTATCCATTAGAAATTGATAAAAGAGAAATCGAAGGTATCTTAAGAAATTATGGCTCAAATGCATTAGTAAACGTAAATATAAACGGTACCAAATATCCTGCAATGATTAAAGAAGTACAACGGGATTCTGTAGACCAAAATATATTACACATTGATTTACAGCAGGTTAATGCTGCAGAAAAAATACATACTTCTGTACCTATTATGATAACAGGTAAAGCAACATTAAGTAATGACGCTATTTTACAGCAACAAATACAAAGATTAGATATAGAATGTTATCCATATGATATTCCTAAGTCAGTGTCAGTGAATATAGCTGAT
The nucleotide sequence above comes from Caldisalinibacter kiritimatiensis. Encoded proteins:
- a CDS encoding 50S ribosomal protein L25, producing MNVELNCSLRNEFGSNACNRIRNRDKIPGVIYGRHLTNYPLEIDKREIEGILRNYGSNALVNVNINGTKYPAMIKEVQRDSVDQNILHIDLQQVNAAEKIHTSVPIMITGKATLSNDAILQQQIQRLDIECYPYDIPKSVSVNIADLALGSNLKVGDVEFGEEITVLNDDNEIILSLSQFKEENIEEEDEDYITADPLISESYIQDVQQPKLVGEEEEE